From a single Candoia aspera isolate rCanAsp1 chromosome 2, rCanAsp1.hap2, whole genome shotgun sequence genomic region:
- the LOC134491951 gene encoding zinc finger protein 345-like, producing MIRPGDRTEQPAIQMGLEKHERNQSKNWDQESSSSLDAQMQDFLAQQGKIKKKHIGKSVKLFKDKLDAHEPYPSQAKGEDYIRRDNGKNYNWTFILSHENGSHTSHKRIHTGEKPYICLECGKSFRRNSQLISHNWIHTGEKPYKCMECGKSFCENASLMRHKRIHTGEKPYKCMECGKTFTQSSHLISHKRIHTGEKPYKCLECGKGFYDNASRMRHKRIHTGEKPYKCVECGKGFSEHSNLISHKRIHTGEKPYTCRVCGKSFCENASRMKHERIHREEKPYKCMECGKTFIQNSQLTSHKRIHTGEKPYQCRECGKTFTHSSHLTSHKRIHTGEKPYQCMECGKTFAQTSTLTFHKKIHTGEKPHKCVECGKSFRMSSSLTSHKRIHTGEKPYKCMECGKSFRINSSLTYHNRIHTGENPYKCVECGKGFANSSHLTSHKRIHTGEKPYKCRECGKTFTHTSQLISHNWIHTGEKPYKCMECGNGFSHHSSLTSHKRIHTGDKPYKCQHCGKSFTCSNSLTYHKRIHTGEKPYKCMVCGKSFNNSSHLSSHKRIHTGEKPYECVECGKSFRRSHDLISHTQIHLVGDTQENENENDSSVLTLQMIKEEGRPLEISESPSKIIRN from the exons ATGATCAGGCCTGGAGACAGAACGGAGCAGCCTGCAATTCAAATGGGACTAGAAAAGCATGAGAGAAACCAGTCAAAGAATTGGGATCAGGAAAGCTCCTCTTCCCTTGATGCTCAGATGCAAGACTTTCTTGCCCAACaaggaaaaattaagaaaaaacatATTGGGAAAAGTGTAAAACTATTCAAAGACAAATTAGATGCACATGAACCCTATCCATCCCAAGCCAAAGGAGAAGATTATATACGTAGAGacaatggaaaaaattacaaCTGGACTTTCATTCTTTCTCATGAAAATGGGTCCCAtacttctcataaaaggatccacacaggagagaagccatatatatgtttggaatgtggaaagagcttcagaagaAACAGTCAACTTATTTCCCATAActggatccacacaggggagaagccatataagtgcatggagtgtggaaagagcttctgtGAAAATGCATCTCTTATgagacataaaaggatccacacaggagagaaaccatataaatgcatggagtgcggAAAGACCTTTACTCAGAGCAGCCAtcttatttcccataaaaggatccacacaggggagaagccatataagtgcCTAGAGTGTGGAAAAGGCTTCTATGACAATGCATCCCGTATGAGACATAAAAGGATTCATACAGGGGAGAAGCCCTATAAAtgtgtggagtgtggaaagggtttCAGCGAACACAGTAATCTTATTtcccataaaagaatccacacaggggagaagccatatacaTGCAGAGTGTGTGGAAAAAGCTTCTGTGAAAATGCATCTCGTATGAAACATGAAAGGATCCACAGagaggagaagccatataaatgcatggagtgtggaaagacctttattcagaaTAGTcagcttacttcccataaaaggatccacacaggggagaagccatatcaaTGCAGAGAGTGTGGAAAGACATTTACACACAGCAGtcatcttacttcccataaaaggatccacacaggggagaagccatatcagtgtatggaatgtggaaagacctTTGCTCAGACCAGTACTCTTACTTTCCATAAaaagatccacacaggagagaaaccacatAAATgtgtggaatgtggaaagagctttagaaTGAGTAGCtctcttacttcccataaaaggatccacacaggggagaagccatataaatgcatggagtgtggaaagagcttcagaatAAATAGCTCTCTTACTTACCATaacaggatccacacaggggagaatcCATATAAATGTGTGGAGTGCGGAAAGGGCTTTGCTAATAGCAGtcatcttacttcccataaaaggatccacacaggggaaaaaccatataaatgcagagagtgtggaaagacctttactcATACCAGTCAACTTATTTCCCATAACTggatccatacaggggagaagccatataagtgcatggaATGTGGAAATGGCTTCAGCCACCACAGTagtcttacttcccataaaaggatccacacaggggacaaaccatataaatgccaacattgtggaaagagcttcacttGTAGTAATTCCCTTACTTAtcataaaagaatccacacaggggagaaaccatataaatgcatggtgtgtggaaagagctttaacAATAGCAGTCATCtttcttcccataaaaggatccacacaggggagaaaccttaCGAATgtgtggaatgtggaaagagcttcaggaggAGCCATGACCTCATTTCCCATACACAGATCCATTTGG TTGGGGATACTcaggagaatgagaatgaaaACGACTCCAGTGTGCTGACATTGCAAATGATCAAGGAAGAAGGGAGACCTTTGGAAATCAGTGAAAGCCCAAGTAAAAtaataagaaattaa